Proteins found in one Streptomyces sp. CB09001 genomic segment:
- a CDS encoding LacI family DNA-binding transcriptional regulator — translation MASHGVRGRSGGRPTLEEVAARAGVGRGTVSRVINGSPRVSDATRAAVEAAVAELGYVPNTAARALAANRTDAIALVVPEPETRFFAEPYFSDMLKGVGSELSDTEMQLLLIFAGSDRERERLAQYLAAHRVDGVLLVSVHADDPLPDLLTQLEIPAVISGPRSAAEPLASVDSDNYGGARSAVEHLLSRGRGRVAHITGHLAVYGAQRRVDGYRDALRDAGHEVDEGMIEPGDFTEEGGRRAMTELLRRHPDVDAVFAASDVTAAGAGQVLREAGRRIPDDVALVGYDDSAIARHMEPPLTSVRQPIEEMGRAMIDLLLTEIADRRPAASRGLERHQVVLATELVERRSS, via the coding sequence ATGGCAAGCCACGGAGTGCGTGGTCGGAGCGGTGGCCGGCCCACCCTCGAAGAAGTGGCGGCCCGCGCGGGCGTCGGCCGCGGCACGGTCTCCCGGGTGATCAACGGCTCGCCGCGGGTCAGCGACGCGACCCGGGCGGCCGTCGAGGCGGCGGTCGCGGAACTCGGCTACGTCCCGAACACGGCGGCCCGCGCGCTGGCGGCCAACCGCACGGACGCGATCGCCCTGGTGGTGCCGGAGCCGGAGACCCGGTTCTTCGCGGAGCCGTACTTCTCGGACATGCTGAAGGGCGTCGGCTCCGAGCTGTCCGACACCGAGATGCAACTGCTGCTGATATTCGCGGGCAGCGACCGGGAGCGCGAGCGGCTCGCCCAGTACCTGGCGGCGCACCGGGTGGACGGCGTCCTGCTGGTCTCGGTGCACGCCGACGACCCGCTGCCCGACCTGCTGACCCAGCTGGAGATCCCCGCGGTGATCAGCGGCCCCCGCTCGGCCGCGGAGCCGCTGGCGTCGGTGGACTCGGACAACTACGGCGGCGCCCGCTCGGCCGTCGAGCACCTGCTGTCCCGGGGGCGCGGCCGCGTCGCCCACATCACCGGTCACCTCGCCGTCTACGGCGCCCAGCGACGCGTCGACGGCTACCGCGACGCCCTGCGCGACGCGGGCCACGAGGTGGACGAGGGGATGATCGAGCCGGGCGACTTCACCGAGGAGGGCGGGCGCCGCGCGATGACGGAGCTGCTGCGCCGCCACCCCGACGTGGACGCGGTCTTCGCCGCCTCGGACGTCACCGCGGCGGGCGCCGGCCAGGTCCTGCGCGAGGCGGGCCGGCGCATCCCGGACGACGTCGCACTGGTCGGCTACGACGACTCGGCCATCGCCCGCCACATGGAGCCGCCGCTCACCAGCGTGCGCCAGCCCATCGAGGAGATGGGGCGCGCGATGATAGACCTGCTGCTGACCGAGATCGCCGACCGCCGCCCGGCCGCCTCACGGGGCCTGGAACGGCACCAGGTGGTGCTGGCGACGGAGCTGGTGGAGCGCAGGTCGTCCTGA
- a CDS encoding extracellular solute-binding protein — translation MRAARRGSARRVVVMAAIASLGAGLLAGCADDGNDEDSSSSGDSSGKTTITLGLFGTMGFKEAGLYDEYEKLNPDINIEENVTERNENYYPALVNHLTTNSGLQDVQAIEVGNIAEVVATQADKFEDMSKAAGVQKTNWLDWKWQQATTKDGATIGLGTDIGPMAICYRTDLFKKAGLPTDRDEVSKLWAGDWNKFIETGEKYKDGAGKDTYFMDSPGGLINAILSSEDEKFYNAAGEVIYKTNPAVKDAFDLTAEAAEKGLVQSQTQFQPAWDQTISNSLFATVACPPWMLGTIKAKSQPDSAGKWDVAQAPKAGNWGGTFLGVPKSGKHVKEAQKLVTWLTAPEQQAKLFSKMGSFPSAPAAYKLPQVTGGKNDMTGDAPIGELFAKAAEQIPTQVIGPKDQIVQQGLTDNGVILVTQGKSAKDAWDNAVKTIDNNLEK, via the coding sequence ATGCGAGCAGCACGCAGAGGATCGGCCCGCAGGGTGGTGGTCATGGCGGCCATCGCGTCGCTGGGCGCCGGGCTGCTGGCCGGCTGTGCCGACGACGGGAACGACGAGGACAGCTCGTCGTCCGGCGACAGCAGCGGCAAGACCACGATCACCCTCGGTCTGTTCGGGACGATGGGCTTCAAGGAAGCCGGTCTCTACGACGAGTACGAGAAGCTCAACCCGGACATCAACATCGAGGAGAACGTCACCGAGCGGAACGAGAACTACTACCCCGCCCTGGTGAACCACCTCACCACCAACAGCGGCCTCCAGGACGTGCAGGCGATCGAGGTCGGCAACATCGCCGAGGTCGTCGCCACCCAGGCGGACAAGTTCGAGGACATGTCCAAGGCCGCGGGCGTCCAGAAGACCAACTGGCTCGACTGGAAGTGGCAGCAGGCCACCACCAAGGACGGCGCCACGATCGGCCTCGGCACCGACATCGGCCCGATGGCCATCTGCTACCGCACGGACCTGTTCAAGAAGGCCGGCCTGCCGACCGACCGCGACGAGGTCTCCAAGCTGTGGGCCGGTGACTGGAACAAGTTCATCGAGACCGGCGAGAAGTACAAGGACGGTGCCGGCAAGGACACCTACTTCATGGACTCTCCCGGCGGTCTGATCAACGCCATCCTCAGCAGTGAGGACGAGAAGTTCTACAACGCCGCCGGCGAGGTCATCTACAAGACCAACCCGGCCGTCAAGGACGCCTTCGACCTGACCGCCGAGGCGGCCGAGAAGGGGCTGGTCCAGTCGCAGACCCAGTTCCAGCCGGCCTGGGACCAGACCATCTCCAACAGTCTGTTCGCCACCGTCGCCTGCCCGCCGTGGATGCTCGGCACCATCAAGGCCAAGTCCCAGCCGGACTCCGCCGGCAAGTGGGACGTCGCCCAGGCCCCGAAGGCCGGCAACTGGGGCGGCACCTTCCTGGGCGTGCCCAAGAGCGGCAAGCACGTGAAGGAGGCGCAGAAGCTGGTCACCTGGCTGACCGCGCCCGAGCAGCAGGCGAAGCTCTTCTCGAAGATGGGCAGCTTCCCGAGCGCGCCCGCCGCGTACAAGCTCCCCCAGGTGACCGGCGGCAAGAACGACATGACCGGTGACGCGCCGATCGGCGAGCTGTTCGCCAAGGCCGCGGAGCAGATCCCGACCCAGGTGATCGGCCCGAAGGACCAGATCGTCCAGCAGGGTCTGACCGACAACGGCGTCATCCTCGTCACCCAGGGCAAGTCGGCCAAGGACGCGTGGGACAACGCTGTGAAGACCATCGACAACAACCTGGAGAAGTGA
- a CDS encoding sugar ABC transporter permease, whose product MTTRHDTAASPVKGGAAPGRPPGGRASAEADRRKRAKLSRRWQRDMRWSPYAFVSPFFLLFLAFGLFPLIYTGWASLHTVELTAPTDMQWTGLDNYTRIFDDEFFWNAAKNTLWIGVISTVPQLLMAMGLAHILNYKLRASTFYRVVMLAPYATSIAAASLVFVLLFGRDYGMINWVLDMVGLDKIDWQNGSWSSKFAVSTIVIWRWTGYNALIYLAAMQAIPQDLYESAALDGASRWRQFIHVTLPSLRPTILFTVVVSTIGASQVFGEPLLFDANKGASGGSQHQFQTLGLYLYEQGWVNQHLGRASAIAWAMFLILIVIGILNAVISRRLRASS is encoded by the coding sequence ATGACCACCCGGCACGACACCGCCGCGTCCCCCGTCAAGGGGGGCGCGGCCCCGGGCCGCCCGCCCGGCGGCAGGGCGTCCGCGGAGGCGGACCGCAGGAAGCGGGCCAAGCTCTCCCGCCGCTGGCAGCGGGACATGCGCTGGAGCCCGTACGCGTTCGTCTCGCCGTTCTTCCTGCTCTTCCTCGCTTTCGGCCTGTTCCCGCTGATCTACACCGGCTGGGCCTCGCTGCACACGGTGGAGCTGACCGCGCCCACCGACATGCAGTGGACGGGTCTGGACAACTACACCCGGATCTTCGACGACGAGTTCTTCTGGAACGCCGCGAAGAACACGCTGTGGATCGGCGTCATCTCCACGGTGCCGCAGCTGCTGATGGCGATGGGCCTCGCGCACATCCTCAACTACAAGCTGCGTGCCTCGACCTTCTACCGGGTCGTGATGCTGGCGCCGTACGCGACGTCGATCGCCGCGGCCTCGCTGGTCTTCGTGCTGCTCTTCGGCCGTGACTACGGCATGATCAACTGGGTCCTCGACATGGTGGGCCTGGACAAGATCGACTGGCAGAACGGCTCGTGGTCGTCCAAGTTCGCCGTGTCCACGATCGTCATCTGGCGCTGGACCGGCTACAACGCGCTGATCTACCTGGCCGCGATGCAGGCGATCCCGCAGGACCTGTACGAGTCGGCGGCGCTGGACGGCGCCAGCCGCTGGCGGCAGTTCATCCACGTCACGCTGCCCTCGCTGCGTCCCACGATCCTGTTCACCGTCGTGGTGTCGACCATCGGCGCCTCGCAGGTCTTCGGCGAGCCGCTGCTCTTCGACGCCAACAAGGGCGCCTCGGGCGGCTCCCAGCACCAGTTCCAGACGCTCGGCCTGTACCTGTACGAGCAGGGCTGGGTCAACCAGCACCTGGGCCGCGCCTCCGCGATCGCCTGGGCGATGTTCCTGATCCTGATCGTGATCGGGATCCTCAACGCCGTCATCTCGCGCCGGCTGCGCGCCAGTAGTTAA
- a CDS encoding carbohydrate ABC transporter permease, whose product MTTTMTKPPADAAPEPPRRGRRRSKAARAGGTLHAGPIAYIILALFTIGSLFPLVWTAIAASRDNQRLAQTPPPFWFGGNLFDKLEIAWNDANLGEAFLNTTIVAGISACTIVFLSTVAGFAFAKLRFRGRGALMLIVIGTMMVPPQLSIIPLYMMVAKLDWSDQLQAVILPSLVNAFGVFFMRQYLLQALPDEIIEAARVDGASSWRVMWHVVFPAARPAMAVLGMLMFVQSWNDFLWPFLVLTQNGSPTVQVALAGLGRGYTPDQSLIMAGALLGTLPLLLVFAIFGKQIVGGIMQGAVKG is encoded by the coding sequence GTGACGACGACCATGACGAAACCCCCGGCCGACGCGGCACCCGAGCCGCCCCGGCGGGGCCGACGACGTTCCAAGGCGGCCCGGGCCGGCGGCACGCTGCACGCCGGGCCGATCGCCTACATCATCCTCGCCCTGTTCACCATCGGCTCGCTGTTCCCGCTGGTGTGGACGGCGATCGCCGCCTCGCGCGACAACCAGCGGCTCGCCCAGACGCCACCGCCGTTCTGGTTCGGCGGGAACCTGTTCGACAAGCTGGAGATCGCCTGGAACGACGCCAACCTCGGCGAGGCGTTCCTCAACACCACCATCGTGGCCGGGATCTCGGCGTGCACGATCGTCTTCCTGTCGACGGTCGCCGGGTTCGCCTTCGCCAAGCTGCGCTTCCGCGGGCGGGGCGCGCTGATGCTGATCGTCATCGGCACGATGATGGTGCCGCCGCAGCTCAGCATCATTCCGCTGTACATGATGGTCGCGAAGCTGGACTGGTCCGACCAGTTGCAGGCGGTGATCCTGCCGTCCCTGGTGAACGCGTTCGGCGTGTTCTTCATGCGGCAGTACCTGCTCCAGGCGTTGCCGGACGAGATCATCGAGGCCGCGCGCGTGGACGGCGCCAGCAGCTGGCGCGTGATGTGGCACGTGGTGTTCCCGGCGGCCCGGCCCGCGATGGCCGTGCTCGGCATGCTGATGTTCGTGCAGTCCTGGAACGACTTCCTGTGGCCCTTCCTGGTGCTGACGCAGAACGGCAGTCCGACCGTGCAGGTCGCGCTCGCCGGACTGGGCCGCGGCTACACCCCGGACCAGTCCCTGATCATGGCCGGCGCGCTGCTCGGCACGCTGCCACTGCTCCTGGTGTTCGCGATCTTCGGCAAGCAGATCGTGGGCGGCATCATGCAGGGCGCCGTCAAGGGCTGA
- a CDS encoding GH1 family beta-glucosidase, giving the protein MLESATPVTPVTFPPAFLWGAATSAYQIEGAVREDGRTPSIWDTFSHTPGKTAGGDTGDVAVDHYHRYRDDVALMKDLGLGAYRFSISWPRVQPTGRGPAVQRGLDFYRRLVDELLAAGIKPAVTLYHWDLPQELEDAGGWPERDTAYRFAEYAQIVGEALGDRVEQWITLNEPWCAAFLGYASGVHAPGRTDPAAALRAAHHLNLAHGLGTVALRSVMPARNSVAISLNTSVVRPLSQTPADLAAAQRIDDLSGGIFHGPILHGAYPQTLLEATAPVTDWSFVQEGDLGQIRQPIDAICLNYYTPTVVSAADADSRAPRADGHGSSDHSPWPAADDVAFHQPPGERTEMGWSVDPTGLHELIMRYNREAPGMPLYLSENGAAYDDKPGADGTVHDPERVAYLNGHLTAVRQAIADGADVRGYYLWSLLDNFEWAYGYEKRFGAVYVDYVSQQRTPKSSALWYGRAARTGTLPPVDAAAE; this is encoded by the coding sequence ATGCTTGAGTCCGCAACGCCGGTGACCCCGGTGACCTTCCCCCCCGCCTTCCTGTGGGGCGCCGCCACCTCGGCGTACCAGATCGAGGGCGCGGTACGGGAGGACGGCCGCACCCCGTCGATCTGGGACACCTTCAGCCACACCCCCGGAAAGACGGCCGGCGGGGACACCGGTGACGTCGCCGTCGACCACTACCACCGCTACCGCGACGACGTGGCGCTGATGAAGGACCTGGGCCTCGGTGCCTACCGCTTCTCCATCTCCTGGCCCCGGGTGCAGCCGACCGGCCGCGGCCCCGCCGTCCAGCGCGGCCTGGACTTCTACCGCCGCCTGGTGGACGAGCTGCTGGCCGCCGGGATCAAGCCGGCCGTCACCCTCTACCACTGGGACCTGCCGCAGGAGCTGGAGGACGCGGGCGGCTGGCCCGAGCGGGACACGGCGTACCGGTTCGCCGAGTACGCGCAGATCGTCGGCGAGGCGCTCGGCGACCGGGTGGAGCAGTGGATCACCCTGAACGAGCCGTGGTGCGCCGCCTTCCTGGGCTACGCCTCCGGTGTGCACGCCCCCGGCCGCACCGACCCGGCGGCCGCGCTGCGCGCCGCGCACCACCTGAACCTGGCGCACGGCCTGGGCACGGTCGCGCTGCGTTCGGTGATGCCGGCCCGCAACTCGGTGGCGATCAGCCTCAACACGTCCGTCGTGCGGCCGCTGTCGCAGACCCCGGCGGACCTGGCGGCGGCGCAGCGGATCGACGACCTGTCCGGCGGGATCTTCCACGGTCCGATCCTGCACGGCGCCTACCCGCAGACCCTGCTGGAGGCGACGGCGCCGGTCACCGACTGGTCGTTCGTCCAGGAGGGCGACCTGGGGCAGATCCGCCAGCCGATCGACGCGATCTGCCTGAACTACTACACGCCGACGGTGGTGTCGGCGGCCGACGCCGACTCGCGTGCCCCGCGCGCCGACGGCCACGGCTCGAGCGACCACTCGCCCTGGCCCGCCGCGGACGACGTGGCGTTCCACCAGCCTCCGGGCGAGCGCACCGAGATGGGCTGGAGCGTCGACCCGACCGGCCTGCACGAGCTGATCATGCGGTACAACCGCGAGGCTCCCGGCATGCCGCTGTACCTCAGCGAGAACGGTGCCGCCTACGACGACAAGCCCGGCGCGGACGGCACGGTGCACGACCCCGAGCGGGTCGCCTACCTGAACGGTCACCTCACCGCGGTCCGGCAGGCCATCGCCGACGGCGCGGACGTCCGCGGCTACTACCTGTGGTCCCTGCTGGACAACTTCGAGTGGGCCTACGGCTACGAGAAGCGCTTCGGCGCGGTGTACGTCGACTACGTCTCCCAGCAGCGCACCCCGAAGTCGAGCGCCCTGTGGTACGGGCGGGCGGCCCGCACGGGGACGCTGCCGCCGGTGGACGCCGCCGCCGAGTAG
- a CDS encoding cellulose binding domain-containing protein, giving the protein MRTHRRKVSGRNKAIGALVAAAVAGGGALLFTSTAQAAAVGAAYTKTSQWSTGYTAQYVVTNTSGQAKADWTLEFDLPSGANLGSLWNAESKADGQHVTVTPPKWDTDGLKAGESVTVGFVVNGTADPTGCLVDDAACSADDGATPEPSGRPTQPPAPTPTPTATDTAEPTPTGAPTTPAPTGTPGNGTEAGAGFAPYVDTSLYPAFDLLAHSAATGVKEYNLAFVTDGGGCTPKWGGVTDLGRDAVANQIGALRAKGGDVRVSFGGASGSELGTTCTSADALAAAYGKVVDAYQLTKVDFDVEGGALPDTAANTRRAQAIAALQKQHPGLDVSFTLPVMPEGLTQAGVDLLADAKKNGVDIDAVNIMAMDYGPAYSGDMGTYAEQAATATQAQIKGVLGRSDADAWKTVAVTPMIGVNDVASEVFEVEDATQLVEFAKSKGLGALSMWSATRDKACPGGPKPSADATCSSVDQEPNAFAKALAAYK; this is encoded by the coding sequence ATGCGCACGCACCGACGCAAGGTCAGTGGCAGGAACAAGGCGATCGGCGCCCTCGTCGCGGCGGCCGTGGCCGGTGGCGGGGCGCTGCTGTTCACCAGCACCGCGCAGGCGGCGGCGGTCGGCGCCGCGTACACGAAGACCAGCCAGTGGTCCACGGGCTACACCGCCCAGTACGTCGTCACCAACACCAGCGGGCAGGCGAAGGCCGACTGGACCCTGGAGTTCGACCTGCCCTCCGGTGCGAACCTCGGCTCGCTGTGGAACGCCGAGTCGAAGGCCGACGGGCAGCACGTCACCGTGACCCCGCCCAAGTGGGACACGGACGGGCTGAAGGCCGGCGAGTCCGTCACGGTCGGCTTCGTCGTCAACGGCACCGCCGACCCGACGGGTTGCCTCGTCGACGACGCCGCGTGCTCGGCGGACGACGGTGCCACCCCCGAGCCCAGCGGCCGCCCCACCCAGCCCCCGGCCCCGACGCCGACCCCCACGGCGACGGACACCGCCGAGCCGACCCCGACCGGCGCCCCCACCACCCCGGCACCCACCGGCACCCCCGGCAACGGCACCGAAGCGGGCGCCGGCTTCGCGCCGTACGTCGACACCTCCCTCTACCCGGCCTTCGACCTGCTCGCGCACTCCGCGGCGACCGGCGTCAAGGAGTACAACCTCGCCTTCGTCACCGACGGCGGCGGCTGCACCCCCAAGTGGGGCGGCGTCACCGACCTCGGCAGGGACGCGGTCGCCAACCAGATAGGCGCCCTGCGCGCGAAGGGCGGCGACGTCCGCGTCTCCTTCGGCGGCGCCTCCGGCTCCGAACTGGGCACCACCTGCACGTCGGCCGACGCGCTGGCGGCGGCGTACGGCAAGGTCGTCGACGCATACCAGCTCACCAAGGTCGACTTCGACGTCGAGGGCGGGGCGCTGCCCGACACGGCCGCCAACACCCGCCGCGCCCAGGCCATCGCCGCGCTCCAGAAGCAGCACCCCGGCCTGGACGTCTCCTTCACCCTCCCGGTGATGCCCGAGGGCCTCACCCAGGCGGGCGTCGACCTCCTCGCCGACGCGAAGAAGAACGGCGTGGACATCGACGCCGTCAACATCATGGCGATGGACTACGGCCCCGCGTACAGCGGCGACATGGGCACCTACGCCGAGCAGGCCGCCACCGCCACCCAGGCCCAGATCAAGGGCGTCCTCGGCCGGTCCGACGCGGACGCCTGGAAGACGGTCGCCGTCACGCCGATGATCGGCGTCAACGACGTCGCCTCCGAGGTCTTCGAGGTGGAGGACGCCACCCAGCTCGTGGAGTTCGCGAAGTCCAAGGGCCTGGGTGCGCTGTCCATGTGGTCCGCGACCCGCGACAAGGCCTGCCCCGGCGGCCCGAAGCCCTCCGCCGACGCCACCTGCAGCTCCGTCGACCAGGAGCCGAACGCCTTCGCCAAGGCCCTCGCCGCCTACAAGTAG
- a CDS encoding HAMP domain-containing sensor histidine kinase: MRWALVKVSLAVTAMVVVAFAVPLGLVIREMARDRAFSNAEREAAAVAPALSITTDREQLERVVASAGSDAGMAVHIPASGAGADGGGAADIGRQRATDEDIAAVRRMGRASTTEVGGGSTLLQPVALSSGEIAVVEVYVPESEVTNGVGTAWAVLAAVGAALIVGSVAVADRLGVRMVQPARRLVEGAHELGEGRLGARVPVEGPDELRRAAVAFNSMADQVVQLLANERELAADLSHRLRTPLTVLRLNAASLGDGPAAEQTRAAVEQLEREVDTIIRTARDAKPQTAVAGPGAGCDAAEVVRERMGFWSALAEDEGRKWRVAGADRPVRIPVARTDLAASLDALLGNVFRHTAEGTAFAVDLHNGEDAVIVLVSDAGTGIPDPEAAMARGRGSGTDGSTGLGLDIVRRMAESTGGDVRIGASVLGGTEVRIWIQLDGRTAPARRGHRGAVRRRRQSRAPAPAPAAPAGRDH, from the coding sequence ATGAGATGGGCCCTGGTCAAGGTCTCGCTGGCGGTCACCGCGATGGTCGTGGTCGCCTTCGCCGTGCCCCTCGGACTCGTCATCCGGGAGATGGCCCGCGACCGCGCCTTCTCCAACGCCGAACGGGAGGCCGCCGCCGTCGCCCCGGCGCTGTCCATCACCACCGACCGCGAGCAACTGGAGCGGGTCGTCGCCTCCGCCGGTTCGGACGCCGGGATGGCCGTGCACATACCCGCGTCCGGTGCCGGTGCGGACGGCGGCGGCGCCGCCGACATCGGGCGGCAGCGGGCCACCGACGAGGACATCGCCGCCGTCCGGCGGATGGGGCGGGCCTCCACCACCGAGGTGGGCGGCGGTTCCACCCTGCTCCAGCCGGTCGCCCTCAGCTCCGGCGAGATCGCCGTCGTCGAGGTGTACGTGCCCGAGTCCGAGGTGACCAACGGCGTCGGCACGGCCTGGGCGGTGCTCGCCGCGGTCGGCGCCGCCCTGATCGTCGGCTCGGTCGCGGTCGCCGACCGGCTGGGCGTCCGGATGGTGCAGCCCGCCCGGCGCCTGGTCGAGGGCGCGCACGAACTGGGGGAGGGGAGGCTCGGCGCGCGGGTGCCCGTGGAGGGGCCGGACGAACTGCGGCGCGCCGCGGTGGCGTTCAACTCCATGGCCGACCAGGTCGTGCAACTCCTCGCCAACGAACGGGAGCTGGCCGCCGACCTGTCCCACCGCCTGCGCACCCCGCTGACCGTGCTGCGCCTCAACGCGGCCTCGCTCGGCGACGGCCCCGCAGCCGAGCAGACCCGGGCCGCCGTCGAGCAGTTGGAGCGCGAGGTCGACACGATCATCCGCACCGCCCGGGACGCCAAGCCGCAGACGGCCGTCGCCGGACCCGGCGCCGGATGCGACGCGGCCGAGGTGGTCCGGGAGCGGATGGGGTTCTGGTCGGCACTGGCCGAGGACGAGGGCCGCAAGTGGCGGGTGGCCGGCGCCGACCGGCCGGTGCGGATACCCGTGGCCCGCACCGACCTGGCCGCTTCCCTCGACGCGCTGCTCGGCAACGTCTTCCGGCACACCGCCGAGGGCACCGCCTTCGCCGTCGACCTGCACAACGGCGAGGACGCGGTGATCGTGCTCGTCTCCGACGCCGGCACCGGCATCCCCGACCCCGAGGCGGCGATGGCCCGCGGCCGGGGTTCGGGCACCGACGGGTCGACCGGGCTCGGCCTGGACATCGTGCGCCGGATGGCGGAGTCGACCGGCGGCGACGTCCGCATCGGCGCCTCCGTGCTGGGCGGTACCGAGGTGCGGATCTGGATCCAGCTGGACGGGCGGACGGCCCCGGCCCGGCGCGGGCACCGGGGGGCCGTACGCCGACGCAGGCAGAGCCGTGCACCGGCACCGGCTCCGGCGGCCCCGGCCGGCCGCGACCATTAA
- a CDS encoding response regulator transcription factor, with amino-acid sequence MASVLVVEDDQFVRSALIRQLTDASHTVRSVGTALEALREVAHFRFDVVILDLGLPDLDGSEALKMLRGITDVPVIVATARDDEAEVVRLLNAGADDYLTKPFSVEHLSARMAAVLRRARGGSAEAAPPTVLRVGGLTVDPLRRQAELDGTALDLTRREFDLLAFLAGRPGVVVPRKELLAEVWQQSYGDDQTIDVHLSWLRRKLGETAARPRYLHTLRGVGVKLEPPRLEPPR; translated from the coding sequence ATGGCAAGTGTGCTCGTGGTCGAGGACGACCAGTTCGTACGGTCGGCGCTCATCCGGCAGCTGACCGACGCCTCGCACACCGTGCGCAGCGTGGGCACGGCACTGGAGGCGCTGCGCGAGGTCGCCCATTTCCGGTTCGACGTGGTGATCCTGGACCTCGGACTGCCCGACCTGGACGGCTCCGAGGCGCTGAAGATGCTGCGCGGCATCACCGACGTACCGGTGATCGTCGCCACCGCCCGGGACGACGAGGCGGAGGTCGTACGACTGTTGAACGCGGGCGCGGACGACTACCTCACCAAGCCCTTCTCCGTCGAGCACCTGTCGGCCCGGATGGCGGCCGTACTGCGCCGCGCGCGCGGCGGCTCCGCGGAGGCGGCGCCGCCGACCGTCCTCAGGGTCGGCGGCCTCACCGTCGACCCACTGCGCCGCCAGGCCGAACTGGACGGCACCGCCCTCGACCTGACCCGCCGCGAGTTCGACCTGCTCGCCTTCCTGGCCGGCCGCCCCGGGGTCGTGGTGCCCCGCAAGGAACTGCTCGCCGAGGTCTGGCAGCAGTCCTACGGCGACGACCAGACCATCGACGTCCACCTGTCCTGGCTGCGGCGCAAACTGGGCGAGACCGCGGCCCGGCCGCGCTATCTGCACACCCTGCGCGGCGTCGGGGTGAAGCTGGAGCCACCACGACTGGAGCCACCGCGATGA
- a CDS encoding fused MFS/spermidine synthase, whose product MGKSRNARRGRAAAEAVVEDVDGGRAELVPDRDRPRAWTLLIDGAPQSHVDLDDPAYLSFEYQRRIGHVIDLAAPPGRPLRAVHLGGGALTLARYVAATRPRSTQQVVERDAALVQLVRRELPLDPGARIRVRSTDARAGLAKVPDGWADLVVADVFGGARTPAHLTSTEFLDEVRRALGPGGVYAANLADGPPLAHLRGQIATAAARFAELALVADPAVLRGKRFGNAILVAADGPLPVAELTRRAASDPHPARVEHGRALTDLTGGAHPVTDAAAVDSPAPPESVFR is encoded by the coding sequence ATGGGAAAGTCCAGGAACGCCCGCCGCGGGCGCGCTGCCGCCGAAGCCGTCGTCGAGGACGTCGACGGGGGACGCGCCGAGCTGGTGCCCGACCGCGACCGGCCCCGGGCCTGGACGCTGCTGATCGACGGTGCCCCGCAGTCGCACGTCGACCTCGACGACCCGGCGTACCTCTCCTTCGAGTACCAGCGCCGCATCGGCCACGTCATCGACCTGGCCGCACCGCCCGGCCGACCCCTGCGGGCCGTCCACCTCGGCGGCGGTGCCCTCACCCTCGCCCGCTACGTCGCCGCCACCCGCCCCCGCTCCACCCAGCAGGTCGTCGAGCGGGACGCCGCCCTCGTCCAACTGGTCCGCCGGGAGCTGCCCCTGGACCCCGGGGCGCGGATCCGGGTGCGCTCCACCGACGCCCGCGCCGGGCTGGCCAAGGTGCCCGACGGCTGGGCGGACCTCGTCGTCGCGGACGTCTTCGGCGGGGCGCGCACCCCGGCGCACCTGACCTCCACCGAGTTCCTCGACGAGGTGCGGCGCGCGCTCGGACCCGGCGGGGTCTACGCCGCCAACCTGGCCGACGGCCCGCCGCTCGCCCACCTGCGCGGCCAGATCGCCACCGCCGCCGCCCGGTTCGCCGAGCTCGCCCTCGTCGCCGACCCGGCCGTACTGCGCGGAAAACGCTTCGGCAACGCGATCCTGGTCGCCGCCGACGGCCCGCTGCCGGTCGCCGAACTCACCCGCCGGGCCGCCTCCGACCCGCACCCCGCGCGCGTGGAACACGGCCGTGCGCTCACCGACCTCACCGGCGGCGCCCACCCCGTGACGGACGCGGCGGCGGTGGACTCGCCCGCGCCGCCGGAGTCCGTCTTCAGGTGA